In Panthera uncia isolate 11264 chromosome B4, Puncia_PCG_1.0, whole genome shotgun sequence, one genomic interval encodes:
- the BCL2L14 gene encoding apoptosis facilitator Bcl-2-like protein 14 isoform X1 — translation MCATSAWDLEEIPLDDDDPNSLEFKILAFYAKHHVFKNPPAASSPRPPRTRSLSQRGLGSWPANDSWTQVSWAWRTSPSPEQATNLGKKKSSWRAFFGVVEKEENEQSLPRARLEGQAIPEPHGPSHSRARSLSNMGQHREHEAEDPQVVSIANRVAEIVHSWPPADEVHSQAASRKSKGSFVHPFIQRQGFQLPAPSGKKDGEEQIIAQIVELLKYSGDQLERELKKDKALMNSFQDQLCYPVFKIITDQFLRGVDTRGESEVRAQGFKAALAIDVTAKLTAIDNHPMNRVLGFGTKYLKDNFSPWVQQHGGWFRQESQQMMKSDSEERNWA, via the exons ATGTGCGCCACCAGTGCCTGGGACCTGGAGGAGATCCCCCTGGATGATGACGACCCAAACAGCTTAGAATTCAAAATCCTGGCGTTCTACGCCAAACACCACGTCTTCAAGAACCCGCCGGCTGCCTCCTCCCCAAGGCCACCGAGAACAAGAAGTTTGTCCCAGAGAGGACTGGGGAGTTGGCCAGCAAACGACTCGTGGACACAAGTGTCATGGGCTTGGAGAACTTCCCCATCCCCTGAGCAGGCCACAAACCTGGGCAAGAAAAAGTCGTCTTGGAGAGCATTCTTTGGAGTGgtagagaaggaggaaaatgaacagagcctgCCTAGGGCCCGCTTGGAGGGTCAGGCGATACCAGAGCCTCACGGTCCCAGTCATTCAAGGGCTAGGTCCCTTTCTAACATGGGACAGCACAGAGAGCATGAAG CTGAGGACCCCCAAGTCGTTTCCATTGCCAACCGCGTTGCCGAAATTGTGCATTCCTGGCCCCCAGCCGACGAGGTCCACAGCCAGGCGGCAAGCCGCAAGTCCAAAGGCAGTTTTGTCCATCCGTTCATCCAGCGCCAGGGCTTCCAGCTTCCAGCGCCCAGTGGTAAGAAAG ATGGAGAAGAGCAAATAATAGCCCAAATCGTTGAGCTGCTGAAATATTCAGGGGATCAGTTGGAAAGAGAG TTAAAGAAAGACAAGGCTTTAATGAACAGCTTCCAGGACCAGCTGTGCTACCCTGTTTTCAAGATCATCACAGACCAGTTCCTAAGGGGTGTGGACACCAGGGGAGAATCAGAGGTCAGAGCTCAGGGCTTTAAGGCTGCTCTTGCAATAGACGTCACGGCCAAGCTCACTGCTATCGACAATCACCCTATGAACAGGGTGCTGGGCTTTGGAACCAAGTACCTAAAAGACAACTTCTCGCCCTGGGTCCAGCAGCACGGTGGATGG
- the BCL2L14 gene encoding apoptosis facilitator Bcl-2-like protein 14 isoform X3 has protein sequence MCATSAWDLEEIPLDDDDPNSLEFKILAFYAKHHVFKNPPAASSPRPPRTRSLSQRGLGSWPANDSWTQVSWAWRTSPSPEQATNLGKKKSSWRAFFGVVEKEENEQSLPRARLEGQAIPEPHGPSHSRARSLSNMGQHREHEAEDPQVVSIANRVAEIVHSWPPADEVHSQAASRKSKGSFVHPFIQRQGFQLPAPSGKKDGEEQIIAQIVELLKYSGDQLERELKKDKALMNSFQDQLCYPVFKIITDQFLRGVDTRGESEVRAQGFKAALAIDVTAKLTAIDNHPMNRVLGFGTKYLKDNFSPWVQQHGGWEKVLGISHEEVD, from the exons ATGTGCGCCACCAGTGCCTGGGACCTGGAGGAGATCCCCCTGGATGATGACGACCCAAACAGCTTAGAATTCAAAATCCTGGCGTTCTACGCCAAACACCACGTCTTCAAGAACCCGCCGGCTGCCTCCTCCCCAAGGCCACCGAGAACAAGAAGTTTGTCCCAGAGAGGACTGGGGAGTTGGCCAGCAAACGACTCGTGGACACAAGTGTCATGGGCTTGGAGAACTTCCCCATCCCCTGAGCAGGCCACAAACCTGGGCAAGAAAAAGTCGTCTTGGAGAGCATTCTTTGGAGTGgtagagaaggaggaaaatgaacagagcctgCCTAGGGCCCGCTTGGAGGGTCAGGCGATACCAGAGCCTCACGGTCCCAGTCATTCAAGGGCTAGGTCCCTTTCTAACATGGGACAGCACAGAGAGCATGAAG CTGAGGACCCCCAAGTCGTTTCCATTGCCAACCGCGTTGCCGAAATTGTGCATTCCTGGCCCCCAGCCGACGAGGTCCACAGCCAGGCGGCAAGCCGCAAGTCCAAAGGCAGTTTTGTCCATCCGTTCATCCAGCGCCAGGGCTTCCAGCTTCCAGCGCCCAGTGGTAAGAAAG ATGGAGAAGAGCAAATAATAGCCCAAATCGTTGAGCTGCTGAAATATTCAGGGGATCAGTTGGAAAGAGAG TTAAAGAAAGACAAGGCTTTAATGAACAGCTTCCAGGACCAGCTGTGCTACCCTGTTTTCAAGATCATCACAGACCAGTTCCTAAGGGGTGTGGACACCAGGGGAGAATCAGAGGTCAGAGCTCAGGGCTTTAAGGCTGCTCTTGCAATAGACGTCACGGCCAAGCTCACTGCTATCGACAATCACCCTATGAACAGGGTGCTGGGCTTTGGAACCAAGTACCTAAAAGACAACTTCTCGCCCTGGGTCCAGCAGCACGGTGGATGG GAAAAAGTGCTTGGGATATCACATGAAGAAGTAGACTGA
- the BCL2L14 gene encoding apoptosis facilitator Bcl-2-like protein 14 isoform X2, with the protein MCATSAWDLEEIPLDDDDPNSLEFKILAFYAKHHVFKNPPAASSPRPPRTRSLSQRGLGSWPANDSWTQVSWAWRTSPSPEQATNLGKKKSSWRAFFGVVEKEENEQSLPRARLEGQAIPEPHGPSHSRARSLSNMGQHREHEAEDPQVVSIANRVAEIVHSWPPADEVHSQAASRKSKGSFVHPFIQRQGFQLPAPSDGEEQIIAQIVELLKYSGDQLERELKKDKALMNSFQDQLCYPVFKIITDQFLRGVDTRGESEVRAQGFKAALAIDVTAKLTAIDNHPMNRVLGFGTKYLKDNFSPWVQQHGGWFRQESQQMMKSDSEERNWA; encoded by the exons ATGTGCGCCACCAGTGCCTGGGACCTGGAGGAGATCCCCCTGGATGATGACGACCCAAACAGCTTAGAATTCAAAATCCTGGCGTTCTACGCCAAACACCACGTCTTCAAGAACCCGCCGGCTGCCTCCTCCCCAAGGCCACCGAGAACAAGAAGTTTGTCCCAGAGAGGACTGGGGAGTTGGCCAGCAAACGACTCGTGGACACAAGTGTCATGGGCTTGGAGAACTTCCCCATCCCCTGAGCAGGCCACAAACCTGGGCAAGAAAAAGTCGTCTTGGAGAGCATTCTTTGGAGTGgtagagaaggaggaaaatgaacagagcctgCCTAGGGCCCGCTTGGAGGGTCAGGCGATACCAGAGCCTCACGGTCCCAGTCATTCAAGGGCTAGGTCCCTTTCTAACATGGGACAGCACAGAGAGCATGAAG CTGAGGACCCCCAAGTCGTTTCCATTGCCAACCGCGTTGCCGAAATTGTGCATTCCTGGCCCCCAGCCGACGAGGTCCACAGCCAGGCGGCAAGCCGCAAGTCCAAAGGCAGTTTTGTCCATCCGTTCATCCAGCGCCAGGGCTTCCAGCTTCCAGCGCCCAGTG ATGGAGAAGAGCAAATAATAGCCCAAATCGTTGAGCTGCTGAAATATTCAGGGGATCAGTTGGAAAGAGAG TTAAAGAAAGACAAGGCTTTAATGAACAGCTTCCAGGACCAGCTGTGCTACCCTGTTTTCAAGATCATCACAGACCAGTTCCTAAGGGGTGTGGACACCAGGGGAGAATCAGAGGTCAGAGCTCAGGGCTTTAAGGCTGCTCTTGCAATAGACGTCACGGCCAAGCTCACTGCTATCGACAATCACCCTATGAACAGGGTGCTGGGCTTTGGAACCAAGTACCTAAAAGACAACTTCTCGCCCTGGGTCCAGCAGCACGGTGGATGG